The sequence TGGAATAATAGCTTTAGAGAACAGTTAAATGCAGGAATTACGCATCGTACTTATCGTTGTTGGAATCATTTTAATTATTGCTTTGCTCGCACATGGTTTTTGGAGTAGTCGCAAACAACGACCTGAAAAACTGGTGAGTCCCAAACAATCTTTAGGGGCTCAAGAATCTTCTGCAACACGTGACGACCAAGGTTTTGACGACCTAGGAGTAGGGCAAGCGCGAGTGATTGGTGACCCTATTGAAGAAGCCATTACTCAGCAAGAGGTAACGCCAGCTGCGGCACCAGCAGCTAAACCGCTTGAGACAAATAACAGCCCAGAGTTTGCGGTAGAGCCTAGCGCGCCAGTTCAGCGTAAAGAGCCTGAGTTCAGCTTTTCTGCGGTAGACGAAGCACCAAGCATCAGCGACAGCCAAGGTTTAGAGAGTTTAGAGCCTAAAGCCAATTCAGAGCCAGCTAGTGCTGAGCCAGAGCAAAATTCTTTAGCTAGCGAACCAGAGTTTGCCTTTGATATGGAAGAAGCTAAAGAAGAGCTGGTAGAGCCTGCGGTTGAAGAACCACAAGAGCCGGTTAAAGATCCTAACGCACCCGATGACGTGTTTATTTTAAATGTAATGGCGCAAAGTGGCCGTTTCTTA comes from Agarivorans sp. Alg241-V36 and encodes:
- the zipA gene encoding cell division protein ZipA; this translates as MQELRIVLIVVGIILIIALLAHGFWSSRKQRPEKLVSPKQSLGAQESSATRDDQGFDDLGVGQARVIGDPIEEAITQQEVTPAAAPAAKPLETNNSPEFAVEPSAPVQRKEPEFSFSAVDEAPSISDSQGLESLEPKANSEPASAEPEQNSLASEPEFAFDMEEAKEELVEPAVEEPQEPVKDPNAPDDVFILNVMAQSGRFLKGAALLASLDKIGLRHGDMDIFHRHLDNSGTGPVIFSLANMVNPGTFDIDAMDQLETRGVSIFMTVPCKGEPTKNFALMYNAAMTLAKDLDAIMLDDQRNPLTKQTVNHYEQRVREYERKQLLVN